The proteins below are encoded in one region of Effusibacillus dendaii:
- a CDS encoding Zn-ribbon domain-containing OB-fold protein: MDMTLLSCEGCKNVSVPPKYVCPHCYSEELVETKVSGTGKIYSFTTIYIAPEKFASQAPYHIILVDLDEGPRVTGRLVGGQPAIDQRVELHRMDDSVYWFE; this comes from the coding sequence ATGGATATGACATTATTATCTTGTGAAGGTTGTAAAAACGTCTCCGTTCCTCCCAAGTATGTTTGTCCTCATTGCTACAGTGAGGAACTAGTTGAAACCAAGGTAAGTGGAACAGGTAAAATTTATTCCTTTACAACGATCTATATAGCACCAGAAAAGTTTGCTTCACAAGCTCCTTATCACATTATTTTAGTGGACTTAGATGAAGGTCCTCGAGTTACAGGTCGTCTTGTTGGGGGGCAGCCAGCCATTGATCAAAGGGTTGAACTTCATAGAATGGATGACTCCGTTTATTGGTTTGAATAA
- a CDS encoding thiolase domain-containing protein: protein MRNVSVTGLGMTRFGKHESSLKSLALAACREALLDAGRPKVDAIYVGNFLGGQLAGQEIMGSILARELGLGSIPAAKTEGACASGGIAFRQAYQMVAAGIYNTVLVVGVEKMTHAPTSLVTQAINSAMDNDSNEGVSGLTFPGFFGVVANRYMYEYGAGKEHLAMVALKNREYAMNNPKAQFRKETTLEEIMQAHPVTAPLGLFHCSPITDGAAAVVITAGDQGIKVIASGQASGPPLMQDIPDLLSIGAIRESARQAYERAGLGPDDIDVVELHDCFAMTEILAIEDLGFFEKGSGWKAIENGLTKHGGKVPVNTSGGLLSRGHPIGATGVSQIVQIVSQLRGTSVNQVERARIGLAQNLGGTGAYSIVHIFEGKGM from the coding sequence ATGAGGAATGTTTCTGTTACGGGATTGGGGATGACCAGATTTGGAAAGCATGAATCTTCCTTAAAATCACTTGCTTTAGCGGCTTGCCGTGAGGCATTGTTGGATGCGGGAAGGCCTAAGGTAGATGCGATTTATGTAGGGAATTTTCTAGGCGGACAGTTAGCGGGACAGGAAATTATGGGTTCAATCTTAGCTAGAGAACTAGGATTAGGATCTATACCAGCAGCAAAAACAGAAGGTGCCTGTGCATCCGGGGGCATTGCATTCCGTCAAGCTTATCAGATGGTAGCTGCAGGTATATATAATACTGTGCTAGTTGTAGGTGTTGAGAAAATGACCCATGCACCTACAAGCCTGGTTACTCAAGCGATTAATTCGGCGATGGATAATGATTCAAATGAAGGAGTATCGGGTCTCACTTTCCCGGGATTTTTTGGGGTTGTTGCAAATCGATATATGTACGAGTACGGAGCGGGTAAAGAACACCTTGCCATGGTTGCCCTGAAAAATCGAGAGTATGCCATGAATAATCCGAAGGCACAGTTTAGAAAAGAAACCACACTGGAAGAAATCATGCAGGCGCATCCAGTCACGGCACCTCTTGGTTTATTCCACTGTTCACCGATTACCGATGGAGCGGCAGCTGTCGTTATTACCGCGGGAGATCAAGGGATTAAAGTAATTGCATCCGGTCAAGCATCAGGACCACCGCTTATGCAGGATATTCCCGACCTATTAAGTATCGGGGCTATTCGGGAAAGCGCACGCCAGGCATATGAACGAGCAGGGCTTGGTCCGGACGACATTGATGTAGTAGAACTTCATGATTGTTTCGCCATGACCGAGATTCTGGCTATTGAAGATTTAGGTTTCTTTGAAAAAGGATCCGGGTGGAAAGCCATTGAAAATGGTTTAACAAAACATGGTGGGAAGGTCCCTGTCAACACGAGTGGAGGGTTACTCTCGCGTGGTCATCCGATTGGAGCTACAGGTGTATCCCAAATTGTACAAATTGTAAGTCAACTCCGAGGGACATCGGTCAATCAAGTCGAAAGAGCGAGAATTGGATTGGCGCAAAATCTAGGGGGAACTGGAGCGTATTCGATTGTCCACATTTTTGAAGGAAAGGGGATGTAA
- a CDS encoding AMP-binding protein, with amino-acid sequence MDIIGNKTLRDLLNEKTAMHRDKTFLLFEDQEQRNFKLTYGEFADQVNRLSRVFLDLGVTKGNHVTLHLPNCLEFMTSWFALANIGAIMVPTNILSTADEMEYVLNHSESILLITEEEYLEKFTGIRSRLPHLQEILLTRYEGDDYVDQNMNQLIAKAKPEIPKIPLDSEDVAAMLYTSGTTSKPKGVQITHANYLFTGEVMSKSIRLSPDDRQFIVLPLFHGNAQYYSAMSAFVVGASIAITERFSASRYFKQAKRLGATVGSLFAAPIRMILAQNYDPADQDNSLRIIWFAQSVTQEQLTMFEDKYNVSLLQMYGMTETVGVPLMNPIDGIRKNMSIGRPTIGYEVKVVDEEGKEVPTGQVGQIVVKGIPGRTLMKGYFKNPVATAEALRDGWLYTGDNARIDDDGYFYFVDRIKDMIKRAGENVAANEVESVLAEHPSVYEAAVIGIPDPMRDEAIKAYVILHNNHDISEEELLSYCRERLAKFKVPDSIEFISEFPRTSVGKIQKQVLRQRNEEGFKANS; translated from the coding sequence GTGGACATTATTGGAAATAAAACTCTGCGCGATTTATTAAATGAGAAAACCGCTATGCATCGGGATAAAACTTTTCTCCTTTTTGAGGATCAAGAGCAAAGGAATTTTAAATTAACTTATGGCGAATTTGCTGATCAAGTCAATCGTCTGAGTCGAGTATTCTTGGATCTTGGTGTAACGAAAGGGAATCATGTAACATTGCACCTGCCAAATTGTCTGGAATTTATGACCTCATGGTTTGCCTTGGCTAATATCGGAGCCATTATGGTTCCAACGAATATTTTATCCACAGCAGACGAAATGGAGTATGTCTTGAATCACTCGGAATCCATTTTACTTATCACAGAAGAAGAGTATTTGGAAAAGTTCACAGGTATACGTAGCAGATTACCGCATCTGCAGGAAATTCTGCTGACCCGTTATGAAGGGGACGATTATGTAGATCAAAACATGAATCAGTTGATAGCAAAAGCTAAGCCAGAAATTCCAAAAATTCCTTTGGATTCGGAAGATGTTGCTGCAATGCTTTATACATCGGGCACCACATCCAAGCCTAAAGGGGTTCAGATCACTCACGCGAACTACCTGTTTACAGGAGAAGTGATGTCAAAGTCAATTCGCTTATCACCAGATGATAGGCAATTCATAGTTCTTCCTCTGTTTCATGGTAATGCCCAATACTATTCGGCTATGTCAGCCTTTGTTGTAGGGGCTAGCATTGCGATTACAGAGCGGTTTAGTGCTTCCCGTTATTTCAAACAGGCAAAACGACTTGGGGCGACGGTCGGCTCTTTATTTGCTGCACCGATCAGGATGATTCTCGCCCAGAATTATGATCCTGCAGACCAAGATAATTCATTAAGGATCATCTGGTTCGCTCAATCGGTTACACAGGAGCAATTAACGATGTTTGAGGACAAGTATAATGTTTCTTTATTACAGATGTACGGAATGACGGAAACCGTTGGAGTTCCCTTGATGAATCCTATAGATGGGATCCGTAAAAACATGAGTATCGGCAGGCCGACTATTGGTTATGAAGTGAAAGTGGTTGATGAAGAAGGAAAGGAAGTACCTACAGGGCAAGTGGGACAAATCGTTGTGAAAGGAATACCGGGTCGTACTTTGATGAAAGGGTATTTTAAGAACCCGGTGGCAACGGCAGAAGCACTGAGAGATGGATGGCTGTACACAGGAGATAATGCACGGATTGACGATGACGGTTACTTTTACTTTGTTGACCGAATTAAGGATATGATTAAACGAGCAGGCGAAAATGTTGCGGCAAACGAGGTTGAGAGTGTTCTTGCAGAACATCCGAGTGTATATGAAGCAGCCGTAATTGGCATTCCCGATCCGATGCGCGATGAAGCGATTAAGGCTTATGTCATTTTACATAATAATCATGACATATCAGAAGAGGAGCTCCTTTCCTACTGTCGTGAACGATTGGCAAAATTCAAAGTTCCGGATTCCATTGAGTTTATTTCTGAATTTCCTCGTACCTCAGTCGGAAAGATTCAGAAACAAGTTCTACGGCAAAGAAATGAAGAAGGATTCAAAGCAAATTCTTAG
- a CDS encoding TetR/AcrR family transcriptional regulator, with protein MSHLTPRQIKAQQTKKRILETALDLFSKKGFDHVTVDEIVNKSKTSKGAFYVHFKSKYEIFLEKFKEIDDFYATFIRSLPAGTSSHEKILRLTESQMIYLRDCLGKDLIRTVYMSALIPNPANYFSNTDRELYKIVHSFVKEGQEAGEIKKELSSSEITMLITRCMRGTLYDWCLFEESFDLLAESQKFIRVVLAGIKA; from the coding sequence ATGTCGCATTTAACTCCCAGACAGATAAAAGCCCAACAAACGAAAAAGAGAATACTGGAAACTGCTTTGGATCTTTTTAGCAAAAAAGGGTTCGATCACGTCACTGTTGATGAAATTGTAAATAAAAGCAAGACATCAAAGGGTGCGTTTTATGTACACTTTAAATCAAAATACGAGATCTTCCTTGAAAAGTTCAAAGAAATTGATGACTTCTATGCTACTTTTATTCGGTCACTACCTGCAGGAACAAGCTCTCATGAAAAAATACTTCGTTTAACTGAATCCCAAATGATTTATCTAAGAGATTGCTTGGGAAAAGATCTGATAAGGACTGTTTATATGAGCGCCTTAATTCCGAATCCGGCTAATTACTTCTCGAATACGGACAGGGAACTCTATAAGATTGTTCATTCATTTGTTAAAGAAGGACAGGAAGCAGGAGAAATCAAAAAAGAGCTTTCATCCAGTGAGATTACCATGTTGATTACTCGCTGTATGCGTGGAACACTTTACGATTGGTGTTTGTTTGAAGAAAGTTTTGATCTATTAGCTGAAAGTCAAAAGTTCATCCGCGTTGTTTTAGCAGGAATAAAGGCGTAA